The following proteins are encoded in a genomic region of Bacillus sp. FJAT-22090:
- a CDS encoding EamA family transporter: MKLNKGILYILLGASFFGFTPIFAKLGFSYGYTLGQINIVQMTISFILLWSFTLLKRSSIKGLNKKKVLQIMMTGCFIGLTSIFYYGSMQYLPASLAIILMFQFVWIGIILEWIFSKIKPAPVTVLSIILILVGVFFASNVLNGEIQGLPIKGFIFGILSAFTYAGFIFFSGKVAVDVDPWMRSSFMVTGSTILVFILFMHEIPSVLPLEKELFTAAVGVSLFGAVLPPLFFAVGAPLVSGGIANILTSIELPIAILSASLILSEAVTPLQWLGTAIIIVAIGLNELGTNLFPIRKHS; encoded by the coding sequence ATGAAATTAAATAAAGGTATTTTATATATATTATTAGGTGCATCATTTTTTGGTTTTACACCTATATTTGCTAAATTGGGGTTTAGCTACGGTTACACACTTGGCCAAATCAATATCGTTCAAATGACGATTTCCTTTATATTATTATGGTCTTTTACGCTATTGAAACGCTCTAGCATCAAGGGACTTAATAAGAAGAAAGTTCTTCAAATAATGATGACCGGTTGTTTTATCGGGTTAACAAGTATTTTTTATTATGGTTCGATGCAATATTTGCCCGCTTCATTGGCCATCATTTTAATGTTTCAATTCGTTTGGATAGGGATCATTTTAGAATGGATTTTCAGCAAAATAAAACCCGCACCTGTAACAGTATTGTCCATTATTTTGATCCTAGTCGGGGTCTTTTTTGCTTCAAATGTTTTAAATGGGGAGATACAAGGCCTTCCTATTAAAGGTTTCATTTTTGGAATTCTATCCGCATTCACTTATGCTGGATTTATATTTTTCAGTGGAAAGGTCGCTGTCGATGTGGATCCATGGATGCGGAGCTCATTTATGGTAACAGGATCAACCATTTTAGTATTTATCCTATTTATGCATGAGATTCCCTCTGTATTGCCATTGGAGAAAGAGTTATTCACTGCTGCTGTAGGGGTTTCTTTATTTGGAGCAGTCCTACCACCATTATTTTTCGCGGTTGGTGCACCTTTAGTTTCGGGAGGAATCGCAAATATATTAACATCCATTGAATTACCTATCGCAATTCTATCAGCTAGCCTTATTTTGTCAGAAGCAGTAACTCCGCTTCAGTGGTTAGGCACGGCTATTATTATAGTGGCTATTGGATTAAATGAACTCGGTACTAACCTTTTCCCAATAAGAAAGCATTCTTGA
- a CDS encoding GHKL domain-containing protein, translating into MKNSKIKLILILSTVLLLLFTSLNVFTSYVKMKRTVEESIGSQSLEAAKSIASTLDIETYEQFLKDPVRNEYYWELRSYLNDAREKLGALYVYTLKIDNPKVSKAMIAGVPQEIEEGFIIGEACTVPEKQVKRAYEGKTYVTGVIEDPIYGSYLSVGVPIKDEAGKVIGYLGIDLSADTINDIKREVLENNLFLFIFNGVFILIVVGSFLFLQRWYQKEVTKEIGDTEDTYQAEIKTLITSVSSLKHDFTNHIQVLHGLLQLGQHGQAQQYLSSLSKEVQAIESLKYNIDHPGLSILLQTKKLAAQNYNIDMDFTISDDAFNKIKTTDLIKILSNLIDNAMEATIELPESERKITIFGEADETHYVFMITNTGTKIIENEHIFKRGYSTKKGEKGKVRGQGLFIVKEIVKKYNGKISIDSDDLETIAIVKIPLR; encoded by the coding sequence ATGAAAAATAGTAAAATAAAACTAATTTTAATATTATCAACGGTCTTATTATTATTGTTTACAAGCTTAAATGTCTTTACCTCTTATGTGAAGATGAAAAGGACCGTTGAAGAATCAATTGGAAGCCAAAGTCTGGAAGCAGCAAAGTCTATTGCGTCAACGTTAGATATAGAAACATATGAGCAATTTTTGAAGGACCCCGTAAGAAACGAATATTATTGGGAATTGAGAAGCTACTTAAATGATGCAAGAGAAAAACTGGGTGCTTTATATGTGTATACATTGAAAATTGATAATCCAAAGGTATCGAAAGCAATGATAGCTGGAGTACCTCAGGAAATAGAAGAGGGCTTTATAATTGGAGAAGCTTGCACAGTACCAGAAAAGCAGGTAAAAAGAGCCTATGAAGGAAAGACATATGTAACCGGTGTAATTGAGGACCCCATTTATGGTTCTTATCTTTCTGTTGGAGTACCGATAAAGGATGAAGCAGGAAAGGTGATAGGCTACTTAGGTATCGATCTAAGTGCCGATACAATCAATGACATAAAAAGAGAAGTATTGGAAAATAATCTCTTTCTATTCATTTTTAATGGTGTATTTATTTTGATTGTAGTAGGATCTTTTTTATTTTTACAAAGATGGTATCAAAAAGAAGTGACGAAGGAGATAGGGGATACAGAAGATACATACCAAGCAGAAATTAAAACATTAATCACCTCTGTATCGTCTTTAAAACACGATTTCACCAATCATATTCAAGTATTACACGGACTTCTTCAATTAGGTCAACATGGCCAGGCGCAACAATATCTCTCATCACTTTCTAAAGAAGTTCAAGCTATCGAATCTCTAAAATATAATATTGATCACCCTGGTTTATCTATATTATTACAAACAAAGAAACTGGCTGCACAAAATTATAATATTGATATGGATTTTACGATTTCTGATGATGCATTCAATAAAATTAAAACAACAGATTTAATCAAAATATTATCGAATTTAATAGATAATGCTATGGAGGCAACGATAGAATTACCTGAGAGTGAACGTAAAATTACGATTTTCGGTGAAGCAGATGAGACGCATTATGTATTTATGATTACAAATACAGGAACAAAGATTATCGAAAATGAACATATTTTTAAACGGGGGTATTCAACAAAAAAAGGAGAGAAGGGAAAAGTCAGAGGGCAAGGTTTATTTATAGTAAAAGAAATAGTGAAAAAATATAATGGAAAAATCTCAATTGATTCAGATGATTTAGAGACTATTGCGATTGTGAAAATTCCTCTAAGATAA
- a CDS encoding DUF4188 domain-containing protein — protein MKKQIYTGRYTTENSDPVVVFLIGMRINKPFALNKWLPVFNAMPGMIRELYTHKEDLGFLSMESYFGLKTTVMIQYWRSTEDLLKYAKNERHLTAWKNFNKKIGNNDAVGIYHETYEVKPGNYESVYGNMPIYGLAKAMEHIQINVDSNSARKRLKNPEIRVTS, from the coding sequence ATGAAGAAACAGATTTATACAGGGCGTTATACAACCGAAAACAGTGATCCGGTTGTCGTTTTTCTAATAGGAATGAGGATTAACAAACCATTTGCTCTGAACAAATGGCTACCTGTATTTAATGCAATGCCTGGGATGATTAGAGAGCTCTATACACACAAAGAAGACTTAGGTTTTTTATCTATGGAAAGCTATTTTGGACTAAAAACGACTGTTATGATTCAATATTGGCGTTCAACAGAGGACTTATTGAAATATGCTAAAAATGAGCGGCATTTGACTGCTTGGAAAAACTTCAATAAAAAAATCGGAAATAATGATGCTGTTGGAATCTATCACGAAACCTACGAAGTAAAACCAGGAAATTATGAATCCGTTTATGGAAATATGCCTATATACGGTTTAGCAAAGGCCATGGAGCATATCCAAATTAATGTAGATAGCAACTCCGCTCGGAAACGTTTGAAAAATCCCGAAATTAGGGTAACTTCTTGA